AGCAGGAGCAGATGGCCTTAGAGTAGGCATGGGACCTGGCGCAATCTGCACCACTCGGGTTATTTCAGGAATGGGAGTCCCGCAGATTAGTGCAGTATCAGACTGTGTTGAAGTAGCAGACAAGTACAGTGTACCAGTAATTGCTGATGGAGGAATTGCCCACTCAGGAGATATTGTTAAGGCATTGGCGGCGGGAGCGGCAAGCGTAATGATGGGCAGCTACTTTGCCTCTGCGGAAGAGTCACCTGGAAAAGTAGTTGATCTTGAGGCTCTGCAAGTACCAGCTAGGTTTAAGAGTATCTTAAAAGATGGCATAAAAATATATAAGTTTAAGGAGTATCGGGGAATGGGGTCGGTAGGAGCGATGAAAAAAGGTACTAAGATTAAGTCAGAAGACGAGTACCATGGTAAGAGTTATAAGGATCGAGTAATGGTCGCAGAAGGAGTTGAGGGCTTGGTGCCTGTCAAAGGAACTGTTAAAGACCTTGTTGACCAAGCTGTTGGAGGAATGAAATCGGGGCTTTATTATGTTGGGGCAAAGAGTATTTCCGAATTGCAAAAGAAAGCTAAATTCATTCAGATAACCCAAGCATCGCTAACTGAAGGCCATCCACATGATATTTTAGTTACAAACGCTGGGAGTAATTACCAATGATAGTTATTGTAGACTTTGGCAGTCAAACCACACATTTAATCGGCAGACGTATTCGTGATTTTGGAGTTGATGTAACAATTATTGAACCAGAAAGAGCCCTTCGACAAGCTCAGGACCTTCGGCCCAAAGGGATTATTTTGTCAGGTGGACCAGCAAGTGTGTACGCACGAAGCGCCCCAACCATAGATAAGAAGGTATTTGATCTGGGGATACCAATTCTTGGCATTTGTTATGGCTGGCAACTTACAGCACACCTGCTTAATGGTGAAGTTAAAAGCGGAAAAAAAGAATACGGCCCAACCACATTAAAAATTGATGATTATTCTGATCTATTTTATGGACTACCACGTGAAACAAGAGTTTTTGAATCACATGGAGACACAGTGTATAAAATGCCAAAGGGTTTTAAGGTTATTGCGAAGACCGGAAGCGTTGAGAATGCAGCCGTAAGAGAAGATAAGCGCAAAATTTATGGAGTCCAGTTTCATCCCGAAATGCACCACACGAAACAAGGCAGACAAATCTTAAAAAACTTCATCACAATAATATGTAATATTGGTGTTCATCCAGTTCGCATTAATACTAATTCAATAATCCAAGAAATTAGAGAAAAAGTAGGAGATAAACAGGTTATTGGTGCATTTTCAGGAGGAACAGATTCGGCAATTGCAGGGGCTTTGGTGGCTAAGGCTATCGGGAAACAGTTTATACCCATCTACATTGATAGTGGCCTAATGCGAGAGGGAACTTTGGAGAGAATTAAGAGTGATTTTCCAAAAGTCTTGGGAATAAAAGTACAGGTAATTAATACCCGCAAAGAATTTCTAAAACGTTTAAAAAGCGTCACCGATCCAGAGAAAAAACGGAAAACTATTGGAAACTTGTATATTGAATTATTTGAGCGAGAGATAAAAAAATACAAAAACGTTGCATTTTTGCTCCAAGGAACAACCTATGCAGACTTTATACAGGCAAAAGGACAAGGAAAAGAAAAATCTGCACACATAAAAAGCCATCATAATGTTGGTGGCTTGCCCAAAAACATGAAATTAAAGCTACTTGAACCACTGCGATACTACTATACCGATCAGGTCAGGAAAATTGGATTATTGCTTAAGCTACCTAAAGATATTGTTTTTCAACAACCTTTTCCAGGACCTGGTCATGCTGTGCGAATAGTTGGAGAAGTAACAGAGAGTAGACTAGATCAACAAATTATGGCCGATGCTATCGTTGTTGATGAACTTAAAAAATCTGGCTGGTACGATAAAGTGTTTCAGTGTTGGTCTGTGATGACTGGAACAAATAGCACTGGTGTAAAAGGTGATGAGAGATTTTATGGGGAAGTTGTGGCATTGAGAATAGTAGATAGTAAAGATCGGATGACAGCTGATTGGTCAAGAATTCCGCATAAAGTACTCGCAAGATTATCTACACGTATTGTTAATGAAGTACCGGAGATCTCGCGCGTTGTGTATGACATCACCACCAAACCCCCAGCTACCATGGAATGGGAATAAATTATAGAGTCGACCCCTATAATAGCCCGTAAACTGGGGCTTATTGTAAGGCTAAGCCTTACTTGGGATTATTCTACCTTGAGGATTTGGGCGAGCTTGGAGGTGGAGGGAGTATTGATTTGATCTGTTACTATTTTTAATTCACCACCAATACCTGCGGCCTGCTTGCGCTTATTATCTAGTTGCGGGTCG
The window above is part of the Candidatus Roizmanbacteria bacterium CG_4_9_14_0_2_um_filter_38_17 genome. Proteins encoded here:
- a CDS encoding glutamine-hydrolyzing GMP synthase — its product is MIVIVDFGSQTTHLIGRRIRDFGVDVTIIEPERALRQAQDLRPKGIILSGGPASVYARSAPTIDKKVFDLGIPILGICYGWQLTAHLLNGEVKSGKKEYGPTTLKIDDYSDLFYGLPRETRVFESHGDTVYKMPKGFKVIAKTGSVENAAVREDKRKIYGVQFHPEMHHTKQGRQILKNFITIICNIGVHPVRINTNSIIQEIREKVGDKQVIGAFSGGTDSAIAGALVAKAIGKQFIPIYIDSGLMREGTLERIKSDFPKVLGIKVQVINTRKEFLKRLKSVTDPEKKRKTIGNLYIELFEREIKKYKNVAFLLQGTTYADFIQAKGQGKEKSAHIKSHHNVGGLPKNMKLKLLEPLRYYYTDQVRKIGLLLKLPKDIVFQQPFPGPGHAVRIVGEVTESRLDQQIMADAIVVDELKKSGWYDKVFQCWSVMTGTNSTGVKGDERFYGEVVALRIVDSKDRMTADWSRIPHKVLARLSTRIVNEVPEISRVVYDITTKPPATMEWE
- a CDS encoding guanosine monophosphate reductase, yielding MVRVVKNQQCYLTYDDVLLLPEYTDFSRGDINLRTQLTKKIGLDLPLVAAPMDTVAESKLAIALAKLGGIAFIHRNLTVADQAMEVKAVKQKNFLVGAAIGASSGYEDRVEVLVKTGVDVIVVDSAHGYAKNVIDTIKWVKNKYPKLQVIGGNIATKDGAEALIKAGADGLRVGMGPGAICTTRVISGMGVPQISAVSDCVEVADKYSVPVIADGGIAHSGDIVKALAAGAASVMMGSYFASAEESPGKVVDLEALQVPARFKSILKDGIKIYKFKEYRGMGSVGAMKKGTKIKSEDEYHGKSYKDRVMVAEGVEGLVPVKGTVKDLVDQAVGGMKSGLYYVGAKSISELQKKAKFIQITQASLTEGHPHDILVTNAGSNYQ